A window of Maniola hyperantus chromosome 17, iAphHyp1.2, whole genome shotgun sequence genomic DNA:
tgtttcgcaactaaagttgcatgccttgtatataagttgtatgtatttttgaaaaaaaccagttacacagtaagggacaaaaaataggttagctgcgtctctgtttatcacattagtaactttatctgtgctctctttttagtgtgaatgagaaagcaaacgttcctatATCTACCTTTATTTCTCTATCTACGACctcagagtactttttacatttttataccTCAGAGTAAATACTTGAGtgaacataacctcacttcacgttgtttgtcaagatctctaGATAgtacaaatacatcttgacatacaaaaaaagtggccacggtgataaggacaaaaaataatcattttgtcacgttctaataagagcttaaaagcatttagctatctcgctttaacagtagggctacttctacaggtatttatgcTGAGGACTGGCACTACAGATTCATCCAaggcgacaaggctatcttggtgcgtggcgaaaatcggaaccaacgttgccgtcaagtgtcccctttgttcttgtttgaatattctaagcctttgttctccaacagcgccccccccctgtcaatgtcattcaagtgccaagagagccttgtcgcgctGTACTAAAAAGACTAAAGTCCTggagtaaatgtgttctgtgACTAAAGGCCACAAAGCATAATAAGAAGAATCCTATTAATATTCTTAAAAGTCTCAATAGAGCTAGAACCTTTtgaaagttttgaaaattcttatTCTTTCATACAGGTCTGTggccaaaaatattaaaaaaaacagaaatcaAAAGCTCAAAAGGTGCTCAAATTCTCAAAAGTaaataaagaaacaaataaaCACGTTCTACAAAAAAAGTATGGCAGTTCCATATGTAAATGAAATCGTGAGCTTAGATTCATTAGTATCACATTCTTTATCAAGTTCCGACTTAGAAGAATTCAACAGAATTTATTATGGTCGAAAAGATAACCATTCACTCGAAATTAAAACAGCAAGCATTGAATCAGCCGATAGTAACAACTATGAAATTGCTGCATATGACTTTCCAACTCTAAAGGAAGAAACCAGGAGTCCGCGTATTGTTCGAGTAGGAATTATTCAAAACTCGATTGCCACTGCTACTAATAAACCCATTACTGAGCAGAGACAAGGGATTTTTGATAAAACTCGTAAAATAATCAATGTTGCCGCAGAAGAAGGTGTTAACGTTGTGTGCTTACAAGAAGCATGGAGTATGccatttattttttgtacaagGGAAAAGCAACCATGGTGTGAATTTGCTGAATCTGCCACAGATGGTGCGAGTGTACAATTCCTCAAAGAACTTGCTGCAAAATATGGTATGGTAATAATTTCACCGATTCTAGAGCGAGATGAGGCTCATGGTGATACAATTTGGAACACAGCTGTGGTCATCAACGATTGTGGTAATGTAATAGGGAAACATAGGAAAAATCATATACCAAGAGTAGGTGACTTCAATGAATCAACATATTACTTTGAAGGCAACACTGGCCATCCAGTGTTTGAAACAAAGTTTGGTAAAATAGCTATAAATATTTGCTACGGTAGACACCATCCATTAAACTGGTTAATGTTTGGCATTAATGGAGCTGAAATTGTATTCAACCCATCAGCCACAGTTTCTGGACTCAGTGAGCACTTGTGGGGCATAGAAGCTCGTAATGCTGCTATAGCAAACAGctactttacttgtgctatcaACAGAGTGGGAACTGAGCAATACCCTAATGAATTCACATCTGGTGATGGAAAACCAGCTCATAAAGAATTTGGCCATTTTTATGGATCCAGCTATGTTACAGCACCTGATGGCACTAGAACTCCAGGATTGTCCAGGGTCAAAGACGGGTTGTTGATTGCACAGTTGGACTTGAATTTGTGCAGGCAAATCAAAGATAAATGGGGTTTCACAATGACCCAAAGATTAGATTTGTATGCTAACAGCCTGCACGAAGCTGTGCAACCTGATTATGAGCCACAGATAATAcgtaaaaactaaatatttgtaatttttttaacttaagtgttaaccataataaataattatcacactgatatttttatattgttgtagtcttgattttattttttttaatgttcaaATAAATATCTTTAAGATTCACTTTGTCTTCATTTTCTGCATACCTAACGTGATGTTTCCACTAACTCATGTAACTTTATCAAATAGATTGTCTGACCCTCAGACTTCACCATGGTGGATTGATTGAATCCTCTCTTAGTAGTGGTCTACCATAAAAACCTATAAGCACAAGTTGGAGTCAGTGctttgagctgtatgttgatgATTCTGACATATTTTATGTATATTGTTGATATCAATCACTCGTTTCATTCCTCTTGTTAGAGAGTAGATATTCCATCCTTGTACATcgcagaccaccacctatagacgcctaataggcGCTATAACACCCCCGCTTGCCAAActtaggcacttgcttagcataaagTCTGCCCACACCCGTTCtataccctcattccgcacattgttttgactACGTGActtaagtccaccaatcacaacaaagcattctcccctgtcccccgccgcctggattttgtttcatgcaaaaccatgtatatgcgtactctaggagttgtaATTCTGTGTTGTACAAACATTAATATAGATTGGCTAATCTATCTTATTGAAATCATTAAACTTAGATTGTAGTGATCATAGTACTTATAATAGTGGTGGTATTCTTCCTAAAATTGCAGGATctaacaaaaacaaattaaaattgatGTTTAAACAACTCCATGTTGTCAACTGGTGATAATACAACTATAAGAGTAAAGACAAACAAGGTATGGGTATTTATTACTTTTGGATCTTCATTCAAAATACTTTCAGTTTATCTAGATAAATgcttaaataaaacaacttttttaaaaacattgtgTATCAATGAGAATATTACAGTAGTGAACTATATAAATATAGGGGTTATTTTAGGGTACATCCAGAATTTCTAGTTCATGTTCCAGCAACCAATTACTTAGTAATTTGAGCACTAATGATAACGTAATACAAGTAAAGAATGTTTGGTCTTATATGTATACTCTATAAATCTTAAATAACAATGACATAATTATGAATATTTACTGCGTATAATATTCAATCCTTGAATAAGTTTGATTcataaacaaaattgtaaatactTAGATAAACACAAGTAAACTTGTATTACCAGCAAAGAGTTAcacaacatttaaaaaatttccATCAGCACCTGATTAACAGCTGAACAATCGGTAATGTACACTATTATATTACAAAATCTATAAAGCATCATCCACATAGGTAGGGAAATTCACTGCATGTACCCACATCCTCAATTAATGTAAAATTGAATATCACTAAACACTAATCTATGCAGTCTTTGCACGCATAGCTGCTCGTTTTCCGGTGACAGCCTGGAAACCAGATTTAATACTGGCCACTGAGCAACGAGATCCACACGTCTCACATTGTAGGAAGAATAACCGGGTGTCCTTTTGTAAAATGGTGTCAGGGGAGCGACAGGTGTGACAagttacatactctttgatgTATCTTCTCAACACATTCTCTATTTGTTTCTGTTGGAATCGTCCCTTAATGATTAGCTGACTATTACCATCTACAGAGCCACTCGTACCCAATTCAGCCAGCAAAAAGTCTAATAAATGTTTGGGCTGACGGTGAAGTGTTTTGCAAATCTCTGTGAAGTTTGCAAAAGATGTTTTCTTTGTACCAATTCTAACCACTTGTGGTGGCCTCATTATGAACTTTTGCTTCTTGCCTGACACCATGCTGGGGTTCTTCTCTCTCATAATGTCAAACACACGCTCGAGAAGTTCATCGTAAGAGTAGTCACGATCGCTACCCAACCATTCACCATGGGGGTCATCTTCTTTCTCTTGATCGTCTCCCTTCAAATCGTCTTCCATCACCAGCTGTTCATCtatatttttcttcttttttttcttcttcctACTGAAATCTATATCCAAATCTAAATCGTCCaccatttcttcttcttgttGCTCAGGTTCTTCGGATGGCGGTTTTTCATCTTTCGCCTCAGGCAGTGCATTTTCTAACTCGTCTAAGTTGAAGAAggtcttctttttcttcttcttttttttaccAAAGTTGTCCAAGTCGAGGTTGTCGTCCTCAGGCACGTCGACGTCACCGGACTCAGCAGGCGCTTCGGTACTCGTGGTTTCACCTTGTTCTCCAGCGAGCGCAGCCTCTATGTCAAAAccagtcttcttcttcttcttttttttcaaAGATGGATCAAATATCAAATCTTCATCCATATTGAGGCTTTAAACCAGTCAccaaaatcttttaaaataaaaactttggttAACACGAACAGAGCAATTTGACAGAAGGGCAATGATTCCAATTTCCATTTGTCTGATGTCATTTTTACTGTCAAATTCAAGGTTGCCATATAATTATCATTTTTGCCCATAATTCGCGTGAAGAATGGGAAATGTTTGGTTTTAAACctatacataatttaatttgcaTATTTCAATAACGTTATTTCTGGTGACACCGCAAAGGTGTTTCGGTTATAGAAAATTATCGTAGTGCTTTTAATACGATCTCACTCAACCAGTGCCGGATATATTATGCACACTTAAGCgtagtgattataataatatactctttgcatatctctttctaaaggtcgatgtacaacatTTCCTGCAAGCTACTATACATGGTATTGTTTTCCTTGCGAATATTCAAGCTTAATAAGTTTGTGAACATAATGCCTTGATCACAATTTTACCTAATAATGTGGCAGTTTCTTAATTATGGCAACACTTTTCAATtcgatacttaggtacctattcgatAAGTATCAAATCATAAATAATCTTTACTCTATGGTCTGTCATGTCAAATTATTGCATCAGCCAATATTGTCCTTGAACCTTGAATGCaaaattgagtaggtaggtaggtaggtacctacaaaatatttatagcGAATGCGCAACAATCAGTGTTTCCATTTTTAGGGATTTTGCACTATTTTAGGGCAAAACGACTAATAAAAACATGTTCTGTACAAAATTCTCTGTTCTGAACATGTTCTGAATGTTGGGTAAAAGAGTAAAGCCAAAATCGTTAGTGGAAACCTCGAGAAAACACtggcaatattaaaaaatatgacaTTT
This region includes:
- the LOC117990142 gene encoding beta-ureidopropionase-like; amino-acid sequence: MAVPYVNEIVSLDSLVSHSLSSSDLEEFNRIYYGRKDNHSLEIKTASIESADSNNYEIAAYDFPTLKEETRSPRIVRVGIIQNSIATATNKPITEQRQGIFDKTRKIINVAAEEGVNVVCLQEAWSMPFIFCTREKQPWCEFAESATDGASVQFLKELAAKYGMVIISPILERDEAHGDTIWNTAVVINDCGNVIGKHRKNHIPRVGDFNESTYYFEGNTGHPVFETKFGKIAINICYGRHHPLNWLMFGINGAEIVFNPSATVSGLSEHLWGIEARNAAIANSYFTCAINRVGTEQYPNEFTSGDGKPAHKEFGHFYGSSYVTAPDGTRTPGLSRVKDGLLIAQLDLNLCRQIKDKWGFTMTQRLDLYANSLHEAVQPDYEPQIIRKN
- the eIF2beta gene encoding eukaryotic translation initiation factor 2 subunit 2, giving the protein MDEDLIFDPSLKKKKKKKTGFDIEAALAGEQGETTSTEAPAESGDVDVPEDDNLDLDNFGKKKKKKKKTFFNLDELENALPEAKDEKPPSEEPEQQEEEMVDDLDLDIDFSRKKKKKKKNIDEQLVMEDDLKGDDQEKEDDPHGEWLGSDRDYSYDELLERVFDIMREKNPSMVSGKKQKFIMRPPQVVRIGTKKTSFANFTEICKTLHRQPKHLLDFLLAELGTSGSVDGNSQLIIKGRFQQKQIENVLRRYIKEYVTCHTCRSPDTILQKDTRLFFLQCETCGSRCSVASIKSGFQAVTGKRAAMRAKTA